Proteins encoded by one window of Xiphias gladius isolate SHS-SW01 ecotype Sanya breed wild chromosome 15, ASM1685928v1, whole genome shotgun sequence:
- the hpgd gene encoding 15-hydroxyprostaglandin dehydrogenase [NAD(+)] isoform X2, protein MSKEYGKEGGTIINVSSMAAFLHSPHQPVYTATKHGVIGFTRAMADASSEGNYGVRINALCPAFVDTPLLHSVEHEDNMGKFVKFKDDFKRIMNKFGVLQPSLIAEGMMRLIVDTSLNGAVMKITCSKGIHFHTYEPMSA, encoded by the exons ATGAGTAAAGAGTACGGCAAGGAAGGAGGCACCATTATCAATGTATCCTCTATGGcag ccttCCTCCATTCTCCTCATCAGCCTGTCTACACTGCTACTAAACATGGAGTCATTGGCTTCACTAGAGCTATGGCG GACGCATCTTCTGAGGGCAACTACGGTGTTCGTATCAACGCTCTGTGTCCAGCCTTTGTTGACACTCCTCTGCTGCACTCAGTGGAACATGAGGACAACATGGGGAAGTTTGTCAAGTTCAAGGATGATTTCAAACGCATCATGAACAAATTTGGAGTTTTACA GCCATCGTTGATAGCAGAGGGCATGATGAGGTTGATCGTGGACACCAGTCTGAACGGAGCAGTGATGAAGATCACCTGCTCCAAGGGAATCCACTTCCACACCTATGAACCCATGTCTGCTTGA
- the hpgd gene encoding 15-hydroxyprostaglandin dehydrogenase [NAD(+)] isoform X1, whose product MSLNGKVALVTGGAQGIGRAVVQSLLQNSAKVAVVDLNKTCGEDCKTQLDAEFGAGNCTFIQCDVSNGDALRDAFQSTVNQFGHLDIVINNAGINNEKNWEKTIQVNLTSVIKGTYLALEHMSKEYGKEGGTIINVSSMAAFLHSPHQPVYTATKHGVIGFTRAMADASSEGNYGVRINALCPAFVDTPLLHSVEHEDNMGKFVKFKDDFKRIMNKFGVLQPSLIAEGMMRLIVDTSLNGAVMKITCSKGIHFHTYEPMSA is encoded by the exons ATGTCTCTTAATGGGAAGGTGGCTCTTGTGACCGGGGGGGCTCAGGGCATTGGGAGAGCCGTGGTCCAGTCACTATTGCAGAACTCAGCCAAG GTGGCCGTGGTCGACCTGAACAAGACCTGCGGTGAAGACTGCAAAACACAGCTGGATGCTGAGTTTGGAGCAGGCAACTGCACCTTTATTCAGTGTGATGTGTCCAATGGAGATGCACTGAGAG ATGCCTTCCAGAGCACTGTGAACCAATTTGGTCATCTGGACATCGTTATCAACAATGCCGGCATCAACAATGAAAAGAACTGGGAGAAGACTATACAAGTCAACCTG ACATCTGTAATAAAGGGGACCTACTTGGCACTGGAACACATGAGTAAAGAGTACGGCAAGGAAGGAGGCACCATTATCAATGTATCCTCTATGGcag ccttCCTCCATTCTCCTCATCAGCCTGTCTACACTGCTACTAAACATGGAGTCATTGGCTTCACTAGAGCTATGGCG GACGCATCTTCTGAGGGCAACTACGGTGTTCGTATCAACGCTCTGTGTCCAGCCTTTGTTGACACTCCTCTGCTGCACTCAGTGGAACATGAGGACAACATGGGGAAGTTTGTCAAGTTCAAGGATGATTTCAAACGCATCATGAACAAATTTGGAGTTTTACA GCCATCGTTGATAGCAGAGGGCATGATGAGGTTGATCGTGGACACCAGTCTGAACGGAGCAGTGATGAAGATCACCTGCTCCAAGGGAATCCACTTCCACACCTATGAACCCATGTCTGCTTGA